Proteins encoded in a region of the Phycisphaerae bacterium genome:
- a CDS encoding thermonuclease family protein, which translates to MKAFLEKNKIHITIIFAAFIIAGSIWESNRSGTLGPQSETYIQSRPLQLLETAEPQEVNKTEEQPHCANSIDYTKAPNHVGEYACVTGKIDHVYTSQKGVTFLNFCPDYQICPFGAVIFGSDASKFPDPKQYEQKIVEITGLIKSYQSRPEIILADPCQIRILSLKSSSVKKDPVLCMVAAIIDGDTIKVDIGGETETVRLIGIDTPEIANSQNTGQEYFGTEAAQYTKQLIENKLVYLIPDPMQSDRDKYGRILRYVFLKDGTFINAKLIREGYAYNYIYEPFQFMKYFYTLEKLAKEDRFGMWADKKNRAKKR; encoded by the coding sequence ATGAAAGCTTTTTTAGAAAAGAATAAAATACACATAACTATAATTTTTGCGGCGTTTATTATCGCCGGCTCAATTTGGGAGTCAAACAGGTCGGGGACGCTCGGCCCGCAGAGCGAAACTTATATTCAGTCGAGGCCGCTGCAGTTATTGGAAACTGCCGAACCGCAGGAAGTTAACAAAACTGAAGAACAGCCGCATTGTGCCAACAGCATAGATTATACCAAGGCTCCGAATCATGTGGGAGAATATGCCTGCGTAACAGGAAAAATAGACCATGTTTACACTTCGCAGAAGGGCGTTACATTTCTGAATTTCTGCCCCGACTATCAAATCTGCCCGTTTGGTGCGGTAATTTTCGGTTCAGACGCGTCTAAATTTCCCGATCCGAAACAATACGAACAAAAAATTGTGGAAATCACCGGCCTGATAAAATCTTATCAGAGCCGGCCGGAGATTATTCTGGCTGACCCCTGTCAAATCAGAATTTTATCTCTTAAGAGTTCATCTGTTAAAAAAGACCCGGTTCTTTGCATGGTTGCGGCAATAATTGACGGCGATACTATCAAGGTCGATATTGGAGGAGAAACTGAAACCGTAAGGCTGATTGGAATAGATACTCCCGAAATAGCGAATTCTCAGAATACCGGTCAGGAGTATTTCGGCACTGAAGCGGCTCAATATACTAAACAGCTTATTGAAAACAAGCTTGTCTATCTGATACCCGACCCGATGCAGTCGGACCGGGATAAGTACGGCAGAATTTTAAGATATGTTTTCCTGAAAGATGGTACTTTCATCAATGCAAAACTCATCAGGGAAGGTTACGCTTATAACTATATATACGAGCCGTTCCAATTTATGAAGTATTTTTATACTTTGGAGAAACTGGCAAAAGAAGACAGATTTGGGATGTGGGCCGACAAAAAAAACAGGGCTAAGAAGAGATAG
- a CDS encoding sigma-70 family RNA polymerase sigma factor: MKNIDEHKNQKAKADEQYLLRRYVAGDKDAFQEIVTRYKNPLYAFLRRFLNQSQLVEDAFQETFLQLYRSRKTFEKDKPLRPWLFTIAANKARDTLRKQQRQDTVSIGAMAEPSDLNVDDVVNSLKSYEITPYDEAARTEQAEKVRRIIESMPGNLREILLLAYFEQFSYKQMADILSIPIGTVKSRLHTAIVHFTKKWKSTTTDGMI; this comes from the coding sequence ATGAAAAACATTGACGAACATAAAAATCAAAAAGCCAAAGCGGACGAACAGTACCTGTTGCGTCGTTATGTCGCCGGAGACAAGGACGCCTTTCAGGAAATCGTAACGCGATACAAAAACCCGCTTTACGCGTTTTTAAGGAGGTTCCTCAACCAGTCTCAGCTTGTGGAAGACGCCTTTCAGGAGACGTTTCTGCAGCTCTACAGGAGCAGAAAAACCTTCGAAAAAGACAAGCCCCTGCGGCCATGGCTTTTCACAATCGCAGCGAATAAAGCAAGGGATACCCTGCGAAAACAGCAAAGACAGGACACTGTTTCTATAGGTGCTATGGCCGAACCTTCAGACCTCAATGTTGACGATGTTGTAAATTCCCTAAAGTCTTACGAAATAACACCTTACGATGAAGCCGCCAGGACAGAACAGGCCGAAAAAGTCCGCCGGATTATAGAAAGTATGCCTGGAAATCTTCGCGAAATTCTCCTTTTAGCCTATTTTGAACAATTTTCTTACAAACAAATGGCTGACATTTTGAGTATACCAATAGGGACGGTGAAAAGCCGGCTGCATACAGCCATAGTGCATTTTACCAAAAAATGGAAATCGACTACAACAGACGGAATGATTTGA